In a genomic window of Mastomys coucha isolate ucsf_1 unplaced genomic scaffold, UCSF_Mcou_1 pScaffold19, whole genome shotgun sequence:
- the LOC116097577 gene encoding uncharacterized protein LOC116097577, translated as MAGSTAWARPMGARGWGSQTPKAVGAGRRGDNLSSPLPDELGHALLVAPAPPPHEALRVAPGPSRSASSSCPRGWGGVGVGRTPAVRRPAPTSGRPKAACGPVPADPPGARSAIRDPRRRPWARESAQRTTCRGGIRLPQIPVLHRS; from the coding sequence ATGGCAGGGAGTACAGCTTGGGCGAGGCCAATGGGAGCGCGAGGGTGGGGGAGCCAGACCCCGAAGGCAGTGGGGGCGGGGAGGCGCGGTGACAACCTGTCAAGTCCACTCCCGGACGAACTGGGTCACGCGCTCCTTGTAGCTCCGGCGCCCCCGCCCCACGAGGCCCTGCGGGTGGCCCCGGGGCCCAGCCGCTCCGCTTCCTCTTCCTGCccgcgggggtggggtggggtgggggtggggcggacACCTGCCGTCCGCAGGCCCGCCCCGACCTCCGGGCGGCCGAAGGCTGCCTGCGGGCCCGTGCCCGCCGATCCGCCCGGAGCCAGGTCCGCGATCCGCGATCCGCGGCGCCGGCCGTGGGCTCGGGAAAGCGCACAGCGCACTACTTGTCGCGGAGGGATCCGGCTTCCGCAGATACCTGTCCTCCATCGGAGCTGA
- the LOC116097633 gene encoding LOW QUALITY PROTEIN: uncharacterized protein LOC116097633 (The sequence of the model RefSeq protein was modified relative to this genomic sequence to represent the inferred CDS: inserted 2 bases in 2 codons; deleted 1 base in 1 codon; substituted 4 bases at 4 genomic stop codons) — protein MGQTVTTPLSLTVDHWKDVRERGQNLSVIVKKGPWQTFCTSEWPTYGLGWPLEGTFDLPTIRAVKAVIFQEGPGSHLHQQPYITVWEDLAWSPPQWIPPYFLPPHPGSKVLTLPEKERTPDTLPPLPPLPPPPKIYPPIEEPPEWPLPPYPPIIELGPEPQPPAPPAPSTPPAQIEGGDAGLSTRTRSRWRVPSPESAHSTVALPLRAMGPPPEDQQGLPPLQYWPFTSSDLYNWKTSHSPFSENPAALTGLVESVMYSHQPIWDDCQQLLQILFTTEEKERIIQEARKNVRDAEGHPVQTPAEMEEGVPLIRPQWDYNTAQGRERLSNYRRALVAGLXGAARRPTNLAKVREVMQGPTEPPSVFLERLMEAYRRYTPFDPTTEGQQGSVMMSFIFQSAPDIRRKLQRIEGLRDFTLRDVVKEAEKVYHKRETEDEKQERERKERREEENRRDKRQEESLTRILATVVDRDRERPDRTRQIGDLGGERRQESRRPGRERWRPPLGQDQCSYCKARDNWARDCPKKRQKAKVLAFENDDXGERGSAPLPEPRVNLKVEGAPXFLVDTGAEFSVLKTPLGKVKDKKSLVIGATGQKMYPWTTSRTVNLGKNQVTHSFLVIPECPTPLLGRDLLTKLKAQITFAPSGPELSWGNELPRTLALSLQLGEEYQLYQDKPKMPAEGLQSLLEQFPQTWAETGGMGMAKRVPPVVVELKSGATPIGIRQYPMSREAQEGIRPHTVRLLQQGILVPCQSPWNTPLLPVKNPGTNDYQLVQDLREVNKRVQDIHPTVPNPYNLLSTLPPEQAWYTVLDLKDAFFCLRLHPDSQPLFVFEWWDPENGRTGQLTWTRLPQGFKNSPTLFDEALHXDLATFRAVKPQVTLLQYACATTARLVDDLLLAARTHEECELGTRKLLAELGELGYRVSAKKAQLCQTEVTYLGYALKDGQRWLTEAWKQTVMQIPTPTTPRQVREFLGTAGFCRLWIPAFATLASPLYPLTKEKGEFTWTKEHQSAFEALKKALLQAPTLAIPDLSKPFILYIDERKGVARGVLTQTLGPWKQPVAYLSKKLDPVASGWPSCLRAIAATALLVKDADKLTMGQNVTVIAPHALESIIRQPPDRWMTNARMTHYQSLLLTERVTFAPPAILNPATLLPESDETPIHKCEEILAEETGTRPDLIDXWPGAMNWFTDGSSFMVEGKQMAGAAVVDGKAVIWASSLPEGTSAQKAELIVLAQALRLAKRKAVNIYTDSRYAFATAHIHGAIYKQRGLLTSGGRDVKNKEEILGLLEAVHMPSKVAIIHCPGHQKGEGLIEKGNRMADHTAKKAAQGPMILTVAGKEIEGIGARPGEVPLFPDEGVAYLTDIHTLTHLGPKKMIELVKKSPYKVYKARELAEKVVENCKACALTNAGNNKLQEGKRLRGDRPGTYWETDFTEVKPARYGNKYLLVFVDTFSGWVEAFPTKKETANVVAKKIREEIFPQFGLPKVIGSDNGPAFAAQVSQGMAKILGADWKLHCAYRSQSSGWVERKNRTIKETLTKLSLETGENDWTVLLPYALFRVRNTSSITGLTPFELMYGVPPPIYITLELGACPDDSFVPPSNLLAXLKALETVRKEAWEQLKDIYAARDLRVPHQFEVGDTVLVRRHRAGNLEPRWKGPYLVLLTTPTAVKVDGIPAWIHASHVKKAPPKLSQDDDEWTVEKTDNPLKLRIFRKAYSKQTP, from the exons ATGGGGCAGACTGTGACAACGCCATTATCTTTGACTGTGGACCATTGGAAGGACGTTAGGGAAAGAGGACAGAACCTGTCGGTAATAGTGAAGAAAGGACCTTGGCAGACCTTTTGTACCTCCGAATGGCCCACCTATGGATTAGGATGGCCACTGGAAGGAACTTTTGATTTGCCTACTATCAGAGCCGTGAAGGCTGTTATCTTTCAGGAGGGACCAGGATCACATCTGCACCAGCAG CCGTACATTACGGTTTGGGAGGACTTAGCATGGTCCCCTCCCCAATGGATCCCCCCTTACTTCTTGCCTCCTCATCCAGGCTCGAAGGTTTTGACC CTGCCGGAGAAAGAACGAACGCCTGACACTTTGCCGCCTCTCCcgcctctccctccacccccaaagaTATACCCACCCATAGAGGAGCCCCCAGAATGGCCCCTACCTCCCTACCCTCCTATAATAGAGTTAGGACCAGAACCACAACCCCCGGCTCCTCCAGCCCCCTCCACACCTCCAGCTCAGATAGAAGGAGGGGATGCTGGGCTGTCGACGAGAACTAGGAGCCGATGGAGAGTTCCTTCCCCGGAGTCAGCCCACTCCACAGTAGCATTACCCCTGAGAGCCATGGGACCACCTCCAGAGGACCAGCAGGGCTTACCACCTCTGCAGTATTGGCCTTTCACTTCTTCTGATCTTTACAATTGGAAAACTAGCCATTCTCCTTTTTCTGAGAACCCTGCTGCCCTTACAGGCCTGGTAGAATCTGTCATGTACTCTCATCAGCCCATTTGGGATGATTGTCAACAGCTTTTACAGATCCTGTTCActacagaggagaaagagagaatcatCCAAGAAGCCCGGAAAAATGTCCGGGATGCCGAGGGACACCCAGTCCAAACTCCTGCTGAGATGGAGGAAGGGGTTCCTCTGATTCGTCCTCAATGGGACTATAATACAGCACAAGGTAGGGAGAGACTGTCCAATTATCGACGGGCTCTAGTGGCTGGTCTCTGAGGGGCCGCAAGAAGGCCCACTAATCTGGCCAAGGTAAGAGAGGTTATGCAGGGGCCGACAGAGCCGCCATCAGTGTTTCTTGAAAGGCTTATGGAGGCATACAGGAGATACACTCCTTTTGATCCTACGACAGAAGGACAGCAAGGATCTGTGATGATGAGCTTTATTTTCCAGTCAGCTCCTGATATCAGGAGAAAGTTGCAGAGAATAGAGGGGCTACGAGACTTTACTCTACGGGATGTGGTTAAGGAAGCTGAGAAAGTGTAtcataagagagagacagaggatgagaaacaggagagggagaggaaagaaaggagggaggaggagaatagGAGGGATAAAAGGCAAGAAGAAAGTTTGACTAGAATTCTGGCCACAGTGGTTGATAGGGATAGAGAAAGGCCAGATAGAACTAGGCAGATAGGGGACCTGGGTGGCGAGAGAAGGCAGGAGTCAAGGagacctggaagagaaaggtggcGGCCACCCCTTGGACAAGATCAATGCTCATATTGCAAAGCGAGGGACAACTGGGCTAGAGACTGcccaaagaaaagacagaaagccaAGGTACTTGCCTTCGAGAACGATGATTAGGGAGAACGGGGCTCGGCTCCCCTCCCCGAGCCTAGGGTAAACTTGAAGGTGGAGGGGGCTC GCTTCTTGGTGGATACCGGAGCTGAGTTCTCAGTACTTAAGACACCCTTGGGAAAAGTAAAGGATAAGAAGTCCCTTGTAATTGGAGCTACAGGGCAGAAAATGTACCCATGGACTACTTCCAGAACCGTGAACCTAGGAAAAAACCAAGTGACTCACTCGTTTCTGGTTATCCCAGAATGTCCCACACCCTTACTGGGGAGAGACTTGCTGACAAAGTTAAAAGCACAAATTACATTCGCTCCCTCGGGACCAGAGTTGTCTTGGGGAAATGAACTGCCCCGGACCCTTGCCCTCTCCCTCCAACTAGGGGAGGAGTACCAGCTATACCAAGACAAACCCAAGATGCCTGCTGAGGGATTACAGAGTTTGCTTGAACAATTCCCACAAACCTGGGCTGAAACAGGGGGAATGGGAATGGCCAAACGGGTTCCCCCAGTAGTAGTTGAGCTCAAGTCTGGAGCCACCCCCATAGGAATCCGGCAGTATCCCATGAGCAGAGAAGCCCAAGAAGGTATACGCCCACACACTGTCCGGCTGCTACAACAAGGGATCTTGGTTCCCTGTCAATCTCCATGGAATACCCCTTTACTCCCTGTGAAAAATCCAGGAACAAACGACTATCAGCTGGTGCAGGATCTCAGAGAGGTCAATAAAAGAGTACAAGATATACATCCTACGGTGCCAAACCCTTATAACTTACTTAGCACCCTGCCACCTGAACAAGCCTGGTACACAGTCTTGGACCTCaaggatgctttcttttgtttgaggcTACACCCTGATAGCCAGCCCCTGTTCGTCTTCGAGTGGTGGGACCCAGAGAATGGGAGAACAGGGCAGCTTACATGGACCAGGCTGCCTCAGGGATTCAAGAACTCCCCCACCTTGTTTGATGAGGCCTTGCACTGAGACCTGGCCACCTTCCGAGCTGTTAAACCCCAGGTAACTCTCCTTCAATAC gcatgcgccaccactgcccgacttgtAGATGATCTTTTATTGGCTGCAAGGACACATGAGGAGTGTGAACTTGGGACACGGAAGCTCCTGGCTGAGTTAGGTGAGTTGGGGTACCGGGTGTCAGCTAAAAAGGCCCAACTGTGCCAGACTGAGGTGACCTATTTGGGGTACGCCCTGAAAGATGGACAGCGATGGCTTACTGAAGCTTGGAAACAGACAGTGATGCAGATCCCAACCCCAACTACCCCTCGCCAGGTAAGAGAGTTCCTGGGAACAGCCGGGTTTTGCAGACTTTGGATTCCAGCATTTGCCACTCTGGCTTCCCCATTATATCCCCtgacaaaagaaaaaggggaattTACTTGGACCAAAGAGCATCAGTCGGCCTTTGAGGCCCTCAAGAAGGCATTGTTACAGGCACCCACTCTGGCTATACCAGACTTGAGTAAGCCTTTCATTCTATACATAGACGAGAGAAAAGGGGTAGCTAGAGGGGTCCTCACTCAAACTCTGGGACCATGGAAGCAACCAGTGGCTTATTTATCAAAGAAACTGGACCCAGTCGCCAGTGGCTGGCCTTCTTGCCTTCGTGCGATAGCGGCTACAGCGTTATTAGTCAAGGACGCTGACAAACTTACCATGGGCCAAAATGTGACTGTGATAGCCCCCCATGCCCTTGAGAGCATCATTCGACAACCCCCAGATCGCTGGATGACCAATGCCCGAATGACACATTATCAAAGCTTGTTGCTAACTGAACGAGTGACTTTTGCACCCCCTGCCATTCTTAACCCGGCCACTCTGCTCCCTGAATCTGATGAGACTCCTATACACAAGTGTGAGGAGATATTAGCAGAAGAAACGGGAACTCGTCCTGACCTGATAG CGTGGCCCGGGGCGATGAACTGGTTTACAGATGGGAGCAGCTTCATGGTTGAAGGTAAGCAAATGGCTGGGGCTGCAGTGGTAGACGGGAAAGCTGTCATATGGGCCAGCAGCCTGCCAGAGGGAACATCAGCTCAGAAGGCAGAGCTTATCGTGCTAGCCCAAGCTTTGAGACTGGCAAAAAGAAAAGCTGTGAACATCTACACAGATAGCCGATACGCGTTTGCGACGGCTCACATTCATGGGGCAATCTACAAACAGCGTGGGTTGCTGacctctggaggcagagatgttaaaaataaagaagagattcTCGGCCTGCTGGAAGCTGTTCACATGCCCAGTAAGGTAGCTATTATTCATTGTCCGGGGCATCAAAAAGGGGAAGGACTAATAGAAAAGGGAAACCGGATGGCCGATCATACAGCCAAGAAGGCAGCTCAAGGACCCATGATCCTTACGGTAGctggaaaagaaatagaagggatAGGAGCACGACCGGGCGAAGTTCCCCTATTTCCTGATGAAGGGGTTGCATACCTAACTGATATCCATACTCTTACCCATTTGGGACCCAAGAAGATGATTGAATTGGTGAAGAAATCTCCTTATAAGGTATACAAGGCAAGAGAACTGGCAGAGAAAGTGGTAGAGAACTGTAAGGCTTGTGCCTTGACCAATGCTGGAAACAATAAGCTTCAAGAAGGAAAACGCCTACGAGGAGACAGACCAGGAACCTACTGGGAAACAGACTTTACTGAGGTAAAACCCGCCCGATAtggaaataaatatcttttagtGTTTGTAGACACCTTTTCAGGATGGGTTGAAGCTTTCCCCACTAAGAAGGAGACTGCCAATGTAGTGGCCAAGAAGATACGAGAAGAGATTTTTCCACAGTTTGGACTGCCTAAGGTAATTGGGTCAGACAACGGACCTGCCTTCGCCGCCCAGGTAAGTCAGGGAATGGCCAAAATACTGGGGGCAGATTGGAAGCTACATTGTGCATATAGATCCCAGAGCTCAGgatgggtagaaagaaagaatagaacgataaaagagaccttgactaaattgTCCTTAGAGACCGGAGAAAATGATTGGACAGTCCTCCTTCCTTATGCACTATTCCGAGTTCGGAATACATCCAGTATCACTGGATTAACGCCCTTTGAGCTAATGTATGGAGTACCTCCACCCATATATATTACCCTAGAGCTAGGTGCTTGTCCTgatgattcctttgttcccccatcCAACCTTTTAGCCTGACTAAAGGCACTTGAGACAGTAAGGAAAGAAGCCTGGGAGCAGCTAAAAGACATCTATGCTGCGAGAGACCTGAGAGTGCCCCACCAGTTCGAAGTGGGAGATACTGTCCTTGTGCGGAGACACCGAGCTGGGAACCTTGAACCTCGGTGGAAAGGACCATACCTGGTGCTGCTGACCACCCCCACTGCAGTCAAGGTAGACGGAATACCGGCTTGGATCCACGCCTCCCATGTCAAGAAAGCACCTCCTAAGCTAAGTCAAGATGACGATGAATGGACTGTGGAAAAGACTGATAATCCTCTTAAGCTGCGCATATTTCGCAAAGCCTACTCTAAGCAAACCCCCTAA